In Luteimonas sp. MC1750, the following proteins share a genomic window:
- a CDS encoding YggS family pyridoxal phosphate-dependent enzyme, with protein sequence MPTGPLARVLDSMENAAAAASRPAPRLVAVGKTRSAGEIAALAADWSALRPDATLAFGENYVQEAAAKIAALDGRGIEWHLIGHLQSNKAAQAAAMFDWVQSVDRPKLVAALAAARDAGRPPLNVLIQVNVDGEAGKHGCAPGDVPALAADIAAQPGLALRGLMAIPEPHPDLERRRAAFAAMHALHAALRRQHPGADTLSMGMSEDHALAIAEGATMVRIGTALFGARPGA encoded by the coding sequence ATGCCGACAGGACCCCTCGCACGCGTCCTCGATTCGATGGAAAACGCCGCCGCGGCCGCCTCGCGGCCGGCCCCGCGCCTGGTGGCGGTGGGCAAGACCCGGAGCGCCGGCGAGATCGCCGCGCTCGCGGCCGACTGGTCTGCCCTGCGCCCCGACGCGACCCTGGCGTTCGGCGAGAACTATGTCCAGGAAGCCGCGGCCAAGATCGCCGCGCTGGATGGCCGTGGCATCGAATGGCACCTGATCGGCCACCTGCAGTCGAACAAGGCCGCGCAGGCCGCCGCGATGTTCGACTGGGTGCAGTCGGTCGACCGGCCCAAGCTGGTCGCCGCGTTGGCCGCGGCGCGCGACGCCGGCCGTCCGCCGCTCAACGTGCTCATCCAGGTCAACGTCGACGGCGAGGCCGGCAAGCACGGCTGCGCACCCGGCGACGTGCCGGCACTGGCGGCGGACATCGCGGCGCAGCCCGGCCTGGCGCTGCGCGGGCTGATGGCGATCCCCGAGCCCCACCCGGACCTGGAGCGCCGTCGCGCGGCCTTCGCGGCCATGCACGCGCTGCATGCCGCGCTGCGTCGGCAGCACCCGGGCGCCGACACGCTGTCGATGGGCATGAGCGAGGACCACGCGCTGGCGATCGCCGAGGGCGCGACCATGGTGCGCATCGGCACCGCGCTGTTCGGGGCACGACCGGGGGCGTGA